The Poecile atricapillus isolate bPoeAtr1 chromosome 6, bPoeAtr1.hap1, whole genome shotgun sequence genome contains the following window.
CTTTAAGACAAGTTTCTGTACTCAGTCAAATAACATATCTCATCAGGGTGGTTTTATGTAGCTAGAAAATCTGATGTAAATACTTTTCAGGTAAGCATTGGAGGTGAACAATTTTAAGGTTTAAAACAACCTGTTGATTTAGCTGTTACTCAGAAGTATTTGCCCAAGTTCTAAGGCAGAAAACTGGGCTTTCTCTAACAAATTTGGCATTCTCCAGTAGAACTGTTTTTAATATTATAAAATCTGGGAGAAAAATTACATGACCTCTTTTGCTAAAGAACATCCATGtgataaaaccaaaataaccgTGGTATTAGAAGTGTAATGCCAATGTGGGTCATTTTGACAGAACTTGGCTAGGAATCAAATACACATGCCTGCAAGCCTCAGTTCCAACTCCTGGTAGCAAGGTTGTAATGAGTAGCTAGGCATGGTAAACTTCTAATTTAGCAGAGTTACAGCCACACTCTAACCACAGCCTTAGAGTTGAGCTCTTAATCCTCTTATTACACTGAGCTATTTGTCTGTGTAACTTTCTTCTGctagagcaaaacaaaaatgcattaCTATCAAACTGAATTTCAACACTGCATTTCTGTACTTTGTGATATTGTTTGTTCTTGGTCTTTCTACATCAACCTAGGAAGGGCCACAAactatgtattttatattttcaatgCATGGTTTCTGTTTAATTCTTGGTGAACTTCCTTTTTAAGAAGTTATGCTCATCTTTCATGGACATATGAAGAATTTTCATGTTGACATCTACCATTTTTACCTAACTTGATCGCAACAGctttaaagaaaagcaatatAACAAAGTATCCAAAGCACAATCATTGAGTATCTGAAATGAACAACCCTAAATAATGACTTAACCTAATAAAGGTGAACATCATGGagaaatgcaacagaaaagACATTCTACTTACTTAGCAAGGTACATTTCAAGTCCACAGCATCCCTTCTGCAAGTCCTGTTTCCAAGAACATATGGGTTTATGTGACTTCAATGGGAACGTGGAAGACTTCCAGCCTAATACATAACTAAATCACGATCAGCCTTTCTTCCCAGAACCAAATTATACTTCATAACCCTTCCTCGTGACTGGCTTAGTCACCAACATAGGATTAAAAGTTCGCAAAGATATTGTTTagatttttcctgaatgtttGGTTTGTTAGATAAAGCCTGTCAAATTGTAATTGGTTTGAAGAATGTtgataagctttttttttttgtccaagttaaaaaaaacccaacaaaatgtGAATATCATCTTCTGTTAGTAATGTGTTTAAGTGTACTTTCTTTCAAGTGTTTTTCCCCACACCCATTTTGGTCAcatcaatttcttttttttttttccactgtatAAACTGTCAAACCAACTTAAGTGTGGAACATACTTAAACTGATTGTGTAGTGGGTAAAACCCAAGAACTTTTTGGTTATTtaattttgctaaattaatAACAAGGAAAACTTTAATGCATTTTGTATCCTGTTCTTGATGTAACTAAATTTGTATTTGGGTGATAACTGGGTGACAGTGGGACAGCATGATGTGTGATATGAAATAGTTTGCTGATTATGTTGAGAACTTTCAAGGTTGCCATTTGGTGTGCTGTACTACCAAGCTGGCATTTTAACAGGGATTGTTCATTTCTATCTTGCAGGTTAAGCTTGAAACACAGGCTTTTGGAAGGGAAAGGAGTTTGCTTAGGTAAAGGGCAGTGGTAAGGTTAATTCCATTTCAAACCACAACTATCCATTAAATGATCCATGTCATTGTGCATTCCTGTGGTTTCACTATTATGATCCAAGAacaattcacagaaaaaaaaggtagcACCCTGAGATAAtttggcaaatgcttttttgcCTATGTCAGCTATTGTTCCAATAACAGACAACCTGCAGAGGCTCTGGTTAGCTGAAATTGAAAAAACTCTGGAGAAGAACAGGTATGGAAAACCTGATTAATTTACAGCCTCTCATGTGTAGCATGAGATAGATTACTGCCCTGAAAGGTTTATGGGATAGGAATGAAAGTCACTTCACCTGGGAGATGACAGGTGAAAAAAGATGACTCAAGACCTACCAAGCCAGAGGAGCAACGCCCTCGATGCTCAACAGGGAGACCACTGAAATTCACAAAGAGCTCTGAATTGTAGCCATTTGACTCACATGGAAACCATCAGAGTTGTGTTCTTGTGGAACCAGGGGAAGCCCTAGGTAAGCACATTACAGATGACTCAGAGGAGTTGGCTCTGAACTGAAGCCGACTTCTAAATGACAGAAATGCCAAAGACAACCCTATCATCAAATGCCACAGGTTGAGCTTTGGATGAAATAaagaataaacaggaaaaaaatatgtttccaCTTTAATTAAGATGGTATTCAGGCTTACCCTAATTAGTTAATTTTTAGTAATTTCCTTTAACTATCGCTATTAAGCCATTCAGCTAATTAAGAACCACAGAACATCACAGATCTAAATGACTGACTAACAGCTGCAAGAAGTTCATTAGGTACCTACAATCAAGCTTTTCTCCCAAAGGAGGAAGGTATCAGTAACTACCCTTCCATTAATCCAGGgctcttttcctctctcagaACAGTAGCAAATTACTCACATACTAAAATTCACTGAGAGCTTCCCTTCCTAGGACAGCATCTCCTCTATATGCATCAGAGGGACTGTTACACAAAGAAGCCAAACATAGCTTTTCCTCAGAAATGCTGGTTTTGTTAAATATTAGCAAAGCTCTATGGCATCTTTATGCCATTACTAAACAAATCAGTGTCTTGAATCACAAAACACATGGCTATTATTGTGACATCCTAATCACTATGTCCTTAATGCTACTAGGCAGGTCATCTCTTAGGGAAAGTGATAATGTTCCTTTGAATGAATTTTTGGTCTTATCTGATCATTTGCCTTAACCACCTTGTGATTCTTTTATGCTACACCCTGCAATTATTTTCTGGTATTCTCTACCTGCATTTCTATTCCCAAATTTCATAACATATTAATCATTACTTCATGTCACTGTATAAATAGAGTGCCCAACCAAAATTAATGACTCATGGGATACTTTTTGCTACCCCAAGTAAACATGGATTGTTTGAAATTTTAATAACTATTAAAACAAATACATGCAGCTCAAAAAAATGAACAGTTTTTTAAAGAAGACCTAAGTTGTTAGGCTTCAAAATTCAGAGCTAATGAAAGCTTCTAGAGACCATCTTCCCATTAGTCAGAAAATTCATGAAGATAAACAGGGCTTCATAACTATAAAGATAAGGTGAAACAAACTCCTTAGCACAAAAACAAGTTGAATGGataaagaagggaaagaagaacaACCAAAGTCTAGTactttacttaaaaaaaaggcttttaatATAAATCTGAAtacaaaaataaccaaaacacCCTACAGTAATCACAAACAAATCCCCAAGGTTTTCTCTTATCAGTTCCCTGACAGTTTGGCAAGCGCTTGTTTTCTCTGTTCTGCAGTCATATACTCACAGGCTTCCAAAATATTTACTATAATTAAAGTCTGTTGAACTGTTTTTGCTTTTACCCATATTCTTCCATTCATTCCCAGCACCAGCTCAAATGGGTACAACTGTGACAACTCTTGAATTATTTCACATTTGGGAGCCAAGAGCCTGtgaacaagacaaaaaaaaaaagtcagaggAAGAAGTGCTCACACTTACAGACACCACATTATTATTGACCAGTAACTCCAGCAGTACTGCTATTATAGGAGCTATTTAAGAAACACTGGAAGATGATTAAGCTGTATATACATCCAAAATAGCAATACAGTATCAGATTTTCAAGGTTTCTACCATATAAAATACATGcacctaaaaaataaaaccattgtAAATTTAGGGTTTTTCTCACTAAATTCAGAAGCACTCCCTAGCAACTTTTAAGTGAGTCAATACTTTTACAACAATTCTATGATCTAATAAATTCTAAAAGTACATTATTCAacaaaatggcatttttaagTGCTATTTATAAATTTGATGCCCCAGAGGTGTCTTTAAAAACAGGACTTCCCTTCTACTTCAGGAAATAATATTAACAGCAATAATGACTGCTTCATTTTTATTAGATGACAGCATACTAAATACTGTAATATGTCTAGGATTAGATCAAGCTTGAACAAGTATTCACAAAAACTAAAAGCATATCAGGATTTAGCAGTCTACTTGTAATATGCTGTTCCTCTTTAACTTTCATACAGACAAAATTTGGAAAACAGAATGGCTGCAAAAAGTTTTTGTATCAACTCACACTGACTTCTTACGGGACATATAAATCAGACAATTACAGGTAGGAAAAAGCTGCTCTGCATTGCCAGATTGCTTATCCAaagaacaacaaacaaaacactcCACCCAAAAGGCAACAAGAAAGTTTGACTGCTGTTTATCCATCTAATCTGGTATTCTTTGACAGTCATAAAAAAAGTCTTACATTTACATCAGCATAACCAATTCTCAAGTTCATAATGCATTTAAAATCTTAGGAAACAGTTCCTGGATTAATGTGtcagttttaaactaaaatcctacatttattttcatctatATCCTTATTTcaatgctatttatttttctttggaaatcaGAAAGTAATGTAAAGATCCCTTTAATCAGCTGTCTGCAAAACATACACCCCTCACTACCccattaaacagaaaaaggggAATAAGCATTGACAAATTTTAAACTCCAAGGTACTACGTACATACACCTGAAACACTATCCTGAATGTTTGACTTCCCCAGGTCACTACTTTTATCTCCTATACTGCCTTGGCAACCACAtcactttttttaaacaagtcaTGCAACACTATACAAAAGATCTTCTAAGCctcttaagaagaaaaataaactttccttCTAGATCAATCCATACTCTTTTCAGTAAAACCGGTTTAAATGCAGAATTATACAGTCTGATTTACCAAACTGTCCCCACTGCTCAGAAGAAAAAGTTGTGGCAATCTTACACGTGAGAGCGACCACTGATGTCTTTTAGTACTTACTTTCTTATTAGACCTAAGGAGACTTTAAAGAGGAAGCCGTCTTGTCCAATTATTCCCATTCCACTTGATTTTCCACTGCTGTCTATACAGACCATCTCTGGTTCCATGTCTTTATTTGCTACAACAAACTGACCGTAAATAAGATCTCCCACCTAAACAAAACAGCATCAAAAAACAAAAGTATAACCTCTAATAATCATTTAGCAGGACATCAATAACAAATACCACACTGgtctattttgtttttctttacagttCCTTTTCCATTCTGGTAAAAGCATTTCATCCAAGAGCAGAAACTGTGGCACGCATGTGCAACACTACAATTCATAATAGTGCTGTTAAAAAACTCACACAACTAACATTTTCTACCAGCATCACATCTTTTAAAACCTTAACATCGGAGTGTGCTTTCGGATGCACCTTACTCGTGAACTGAACTGCTCCTGGCAGCACTACGAGCAAATGAAAACATGAGAGTGAAGCACCCAGCCACCTGAGAGAGGGCACACCACGCGAGTCTGTCCTCCCAAGATACACCAGAAAGGCCGCGGCCTAATGGTGCAAAACCCTCCGAAGAGGACCAAGGCGAAACCATTACAACTAGACCCGCACACCTCCTGTAACGTGGGCTTATGGAAACACTTCCCCTGAGAAAAGCTACTGGAACGCAACAGAAGCGCCACCAAACGACGCGGCTGGAGCGCTACCGCCAGCTACCCAGGGCACCCACCTGCACGTTCGGCCTATTCCTCTTCGTGGCGCCTTCGAAGGCCAGGTAGGACAGGGACGCCGGCTCGCTGCCGCCCACGTCCAGTCTGAACACGTCCCCCGCTTTGACCGTCACGATCCCTATGACGTGGTCGCCCTTCACCGGCACGTACTGCAGCGGGGGAAGGGGACAGAGGGTCAGGGGAGCGCCGGCGAGACCGGGGCTaacacacggacacggacaccCGGGTCCCACCGCACCCCTACCCGCTTCTGCTGCGAGTCCACCCAGTAggcgccgccgcccgcgggCCGGTGCCGCAGCAGCCCGCACTTGGTCACCagcagcccggccccgctgcgccgcagccccggcccgcACAGCAGCCGCCCCTGCGGCGCCGCGCCCGCGCTCAGTCGCAGCCGCTCGCCCTCCGCGTCCTCGTCGTAGTGCgcggggagcagcagcaggtcccCGGGCAGCACCACCTGCCCCACGAGGGCCTCGGCCGCCGTGCCGCGCTCCGCCGCCATGGCCGCGCCGGCGCAGGGCCCCTCAGGCAGGGCCGGGCGGCTGCGCTCTGCGGGCGGCTGCGCTCTGCGGCCTGCGCGGGGCGTTCGCGGGCCGCCAGCGACACCCCCCGGCCGGCACGGCACAGGCCGCAACAGCCCTGCCCGCCCCGTTCGATCCCAGAGCCGGCTCCACACCGCTCTCGGCACCTCCGCCAGCTGCCTTTCCTTCAGGGAAACAGCCCGCCTTCCATTTCTGCCAAGGACCGGCCAAGATAATGTCGGTGCACCTATGCGTCGGAATTAATAAACACACGGAGTTAATTCTTCCAGCTGCAGTTGTTTTCAGGCTTTTTAATACCCGATTAGAAGTCGACATTAAAACAAACAGTTGGTCAAATTTGAGGTGAACGCCAGCCGATGAGTGTGGCAGGGAGCAGAAAAGATCACGTCAGTTGTGAAGGGAATCTGCTCACAGAAGAGATGGCACTAAAACAGGTGGAAAGGatcacagtgggtcatctgcTCCGTCCCCCCCGCTTAAGCAGAGTCGTTCTAAAGCACATGCACAGAACTGCGTCCAGACAGTTTTCAGTACCTCCAGACAGAGAgattccacagcctctctgggaaatctgtccCAGCGTGTGTAGTCATCTGCACAAAATAAAGTTCTGCCTCCTGTTTAGATGGAATTTCCTATGCATCAGTTTCTGACCATTGCCTGGTGTCCTAGCGGCGGGCACCTCGGAGCAGAGCTTAGCACCGCCCTTCTAGATATTTATGCATATTAATGAAGCTCCCTATCAATCatctcttctcaaggctgaacaggctCAGccctctcagcctttccttgtacgagagatgctccagtcccttaatcAATTTCATAGCTCTCTGCTGGACCCGCTCCATgtctccatctctctctctcactggggagcccaaaactggacacagcgctccaggcagagcctcaCCAGGGcggagcagaggggcaggatcacctcccttgacctgctggcaatgctcttcctaatgcatcTCAGGAtaccattggccttcttggccacaagggcactgctggctgatGGGGATCTTGTCCAGGACCCCAGGTtcctctccacagagctgctctccagcagctgagTCCCCACCTTCTCTCGGTGCTCGGGGTtattcctccccaggtgcagagCCCTGCATTTGCCGTTGTTGAATTCCAGGATCTTCTTCTGCCCATCCCTCCAGCCTGTCGAGGTCTCTCTCAAGGGCCACAACACCCTCTGACGTCTCGGCCCCTCGTCCCGGTCCTGTGCCATCGGTGACCTTTCCGAGAGGCCCTTCACCCGTCCGTCCATCAGCTCCCGCGGGCGGCGCTGGGGCCCGCTGCGCTGGCGGCGCTGTTGCGGAGCAACCCCGCGCCttccgggccgggccgggcggtgGGAGCGGGCCGTGCCGAGGGCCGTGTCCCggggctctgggagctgctgccggCAAGGAGCCGGAGCGGGGCTGCTCTCCGAGGGAAGGCGAGCGGCTACAGCGCAGCCCCGCGGCGCCAGAAGCAGGGCAGCGACAGCACCGGCTGACAGGGACTGGCGTGGGACGGGCTGACCGGCCAGGCCCTGCCCGGATCCCCAACACCAGGCGTAGGGATAAGGAGCAGGACCTGCCCGGATTCCCAACACCAGGTGCAGGGATAAGGAGCGGATCCTGCCCGGATTCCCAACACCAGGTGCAGGGATAAGGAGCGGATCCTGCCCGGATCCCCAACACCAGCTGTAGGGATAAGGAGCGGATCCTGCCCGGATTCCCAACACCACGTCTAGGGATAAGGAGcgggcccgccccgcccggagcgaaggggaaggggagaggcCCAGCCTGTGCTCATGTGGAGCCCGGGCAAGAGGGCGCGGATGGCGGCTCCGGGTTAAGGGGGTGGGCACCATTAAGGTCACCCGGGGCCGCCGTGAAGGCGGAGGATGGGACAGGACCCGGTGCTGTGCCAAGTGCCCGGGCGCTCTGCCCCGCCGGGCCACCGCTGCCCCACACGGATTCAGCCCCCTTAACAGCAAAGGAGGGCTCGTGTTTACTTAAACTGGGCTAATAAAATGTGTGCACGGAGATCTGTGCCTTTTGTAACTGTAGAGTGAGTGCTTCAGGCCCTCGCCTTGCAGACATATCTTAAAAATTGCTTTGACAGTTCAAATTAAAATTACCCTTTAATCGTCCTTAGAACTACTCTCCCGTTCTTCGAGTATCTGTGTAGAAGTTTTCTATGTCCTGTTGTGGTTttcaatttgtttgtttgtttttgttatcATGCAGACCTAGAATTAGCAGCATGTTTCCAAGTAGTTTATGAATTATACATGTCCAAACTGTAAGGTGGGGtttgagcattttttttttctgcagtgattGATATAACTGACCTGTCACTGGAGCTTTTAAGAACTAAACCACTATTAAAATAACCTGTATAAATTTCAAGCTTAGTAAAAGTAATGTCAGAGTCAGTGTTTGGTGCCTGAAGCAAGAATTTTTAAACCCCCTAACTTAATTCTGATATTGATGTCCAATATCTGTCTGCTTAGTGTCTGTAGATTTGGATGGAGTCTCAGTATCTGAAGCAATGCCTGGGAAGTTGCTTGAAGAAGGGGCTGGCAGAGGTTGTAGAGCATCGGCCGGCAGATCCCATCGAATATCTTGCACACTGGATTTACAGTTACAGAAGAAACttagatgaagaaaaaaaggtggATCCAACTTAGGCAAAAAAAAGATTGCTGCAATATAGTTGATGCTATTTAATAtatctttcatttttatgttcAATTGATTCTGTATTACCTCTGTAATAGAGAGTGCTGgagagagctgagctggaaaaaGAACGGGAGGCAGCCCTAGCAGAACTTGAAAGGTTGAGAATCCAGGAGGAAGAGCAGCGGAAACTTGAAGAACAACGTCAGGTTATAAATACTTAATAATAGATAATTCTAGGCAATGCTCACTTTTAGCTCATTTTTCTGAGTAACTGAAATTATTAATCAGCACATGGGTAGGAAAACTTACATACTATGtagtaaaatattattaaaaaatgatGACTGTTAAGGTAAAAAGCAGCCAATTTAGGACTTATGTGAGAAGTAACTGAAAATATTGTTTGAGCTTATAATACGAGAAATAAATACCTGTGTTTATAGCCATTCTTTATAAAAGAGTCGTGTGAACTCAGTGTTGCTGTGGTGATGTTGATGTGACCtaactggatttttttgtatGGATGACTTTCACGATGTTAAAATCAAAagcttaattttaaatttatgctGATCACATTACGCCCAGCTCTAGTGTAAGATgcattcattttatttcatttgcagttttaaaatttgGGGTTTAATAATTTGCAAACAAAACATAATGTGCTTAAGGGTTTCATGAGTGATGTAAAATAGTAAATGAAAATAGAGATTGTGTGTAGAGATAATTCACTGAGAATTAAATAAATCACGTGTGCTGTGGGAAAGATGTTGAACAATACTCACATTAgatgcatatttttttaatctcttttttggCTGTAGTCAAATAGTGAGGTAAGTTTTGCTTTTATGTAccaaaaaggaacagaaaactATGACCATACTTGTAACTGCTCATAAAATGTAAGAGCAAACAGTATTTTCTAGAGTTGTAAATGTAAATACTTAGATTATGCAGTTTCTGAAGTTTTGATGTAATAGGACTTACGTTCACAATTAATAAACACTTCCTGTTTGATGTTTGCTGTTGTAAATAGAAAAGGTTGCTGATGGACATGATTAACATTAATGACACTGCTTGCCAAATTTTTCTATAGTTTTGATTCTATATTGATTCATCCATCTGTGCTAGGTACTACACAAAGTATCAAAGAGGTTAATCCAAAGGATAGGAGATAACTAATACAGACTGATACAGAGCGTGTGTAATAAGACAGGATCTAAAGGCTGTACACTAACTTCAGTTAACTGTTTATTCTTCCTCTTGGTAGTGAAGCCTTTTTATTCATAAGAGTCTCAAACCTTTGAAAATGTTAAACCAGATGATACTGAAAGGACTTTGTTATTAACATAGCAGCTATTTTTTATgcttactttttatttatttcaataataaataaattcattgTAAACAAAGTGGTGGAAAAGataaatgtggggtttttttcctttctaattttTCCGTTCTTCAACTGATTGCAGGCTCAGTTGGAGGAAGAACGTGCAGAGTTGGAAGCACAGATTAAAGAAGCTGAAAAGCAGTTGGAGCAGGAGGATCAAGAGGTTTAAGCCAATGCTTAGTTGGTGGTTTGAAAATGCCATTTATCAGCCACTTTTTCCAGCTGCAGGCATCAATTacaaaacacaaagcagaagCCCATGGGTGTTGAATTAACACATAATTAAAGAAACAGGAGTGGAGATAGGGGGAAATGTCTTATGCTTGGCTTTTGCAGTCTGGGTTTTATACTTGAATTTTGGtcagaagaaaacataaatTTATTGCAAAAATCCAGCATAAGGTCAGCTTAGCTGATTCTTCCACATTCCTTGATGGTATGTATTAGaaagttttataaaataagCGTGTCTAATATAAGTATCAAGACAGTAATGTTTTACAGGGTGTTAGCACAAAATCCATTTACTGTACCTGGAAAAAGAACTGTGCTTTGGATTTACAGTGCCTCTGGATTCATATATCTTAGTGGTGTATGGGAATTTATACTAAGAGAAGAGTGCATATACAGATATCTGTGTTTATGGTCTTTAAATGCTGCTTCCTTAAAAACATACATGGATAATTGGCATGTTTATCTCCCTAAAGCTTTCAAATACTCTGTGGAGCACAGAGTATTTTATAAATACTTAAGTTTTTAGAAAACTCTCTTATAATACTGACAGAACGTTATTGTAGGATGATGAAAGTATGAATGCGACAGAAACAATGAATATGAAAAGAATTAAATtgctgttaattaaaaaaaatatataaaaagtaGGGCTAAGCATACAAAGACCATATTCCCATACTACTAAATTTGTATAGCACTTATCTAAAGTATTCTCTTTATATTAATACATAATGTCATTTTAACACACCTGAAATGTGATTTCATGACATGGGACATTTTAACTGAAAACTGGTTTTCATTGCCACAGGAAGATGAAAACACAATATCTGAAATTACAGATAGACCTGGAACACCTACTTCTGCGGAGCTAGATGCAAGTGAACTGGTCAGTATTTAGAAAGAGATTATTAGTGATTGATTGTTAcacatttgcttttctctgctgaCCTATCAAGAGGTTAAAACTGTTTAAGGGATGGTATTTTGGCCACAACCTTCAAACTGCCCATAGCTGCATTCTGGTAAAGGAGTTCAGCCATTCTAGAAGACTCTGTGGTATTAGCTCACTAAATCCTCAAGATTTAAAACACCCTTTTGTATTCAAATGTGTTACTGACTAAAGCATGAATATATTTAAGGAGGAGGCAGCCTTTCTGTGCTGTGTGAACAGTTATGTACAACGAGTACTAAATCATTTCTGGTATCAGTAGTGAAATTCTAGCTCAGAATTTATGTTGTTATACTAATGTGTTTTATTCTTAAGGTTGCTTTAATAGCAGCCTGTTTTAGAAGTGTTCTCTCAATAGATTTTTGAAAATGCTTGTGATTGTTCTTAGGGTCAGCTTCTCACAGGTGTTTGTTCCACTGAGGTAAATCAGACGTGTATGCAATATCTCATATAGCccaaatttttataattttctgataattacatatttaaaaatattcttgagGCTTTGGGCCTATTTTATGAGTTCTTAATTAAGAAAATTGCAAAACCAGAAGTGGAAATGAGTCGTCAGTAGTACCTGCTGCTTCCTACATATGCCAAGTTTTCATGCCTAAAGGCATTAGATTACATTGGCCTTTGGGGATGTTATTTCAGGTTTTACAGTGATACATTTGCTACAAATTAAGAACAGATTGATAAAATAAGACATATAGGCTTGTACT
Protein-coding sequences here:
- the DYDC1 gene encoding DPY30 domain-containing protein 1 — translated: MESQYLKQCLGSCLKKGLAEVVEHRPADPIEYLAHWIYSYRRNLDEEKKRVLERAELEKEREAALAELERLRIQEEEQRKLEEQRQAQLEEERAELEAQIKEAEKQLEQEDQEEDENTISEITDRPGTPTSAELDASELSQTDLPTVTEEEEEES
- the EXOSC3 gene encoding exosome complex component RRP40 gives rise to the protein MAAERGTAAEALVGQVVLPGDLLLLPAHYDEDAEGERLRLSAGAAPQGRLLCGPGLRRSGAGLLVTKCGLLRHRPAGGGAYWVDSQQKRYVPVKGDHVIGIVTVKAGDVFRLDVGGSEPASLSYLAFEGATKRNRPNVQVGDLIYGQFVVANKDMEPEMVCIDSSGKSSGMGIIGQDGFLFKVSLGLIRKLLAPKCEIIQELSQLYPFELVLGMNGRIWVKAKTVQQTLIIVNILEACEYMTAEQRKQALAKLSGN